From one Pseudactinotalea sp. HY158 genomic stretch:
- a CDS encoding nucleobase:cation symporter-2 family protein yields MSVNTPTPRKQKFIPPSSSHPVDQLLPAGRMATLGIQHLLIMYASAVAVPLIVGAAVGLPTESIAVLVSADLLVSGIFTIIQAVGIGKILGVRLPVVTAATFTVLSPMIIIATSFTDRTLGMQVVYGAMICSGVFGVLIAKPFSRLIRFFPPLVAGTTITIIGLSLIGADVGLIAGEDPTAASYGQVSHIVLAVVVVLIIVLISRFFTGFLNQIAVLISLVIGTIISGVMGLNDFSAVADEKWIGFGGIFHFGPPKFQVAAIVSLCLVMLVTFTESTADMLAVAEMVDKELKPNDLARGLANDGLSAVVGGVMNAFPDTSFAQNVGLVGITRVHSRWVVATTGVFLVIMGFIPKVGAVVASIPGPVIGGAATVMFAMVAAVGIQTLHKANFKNNQNLLIVAVSLSFGMIPTVAPHFYDKFPEGFRMVFGSGITSTVIVVFILNLLFNHWVRGPRGEHAVQHAVDSGAGAPDTRGDDGPTRFVGE; encoded by the coding sequence ATGTCGGTCAACACGCCCACGCCGCGCAAACAGAAGTTCATCCCGCCGTCGAGCAGCCATCCCGTGGACCAGCTGCTCCCGGCCGGCCGCATGGCCACGCTCGGCATCCAGCATCTGCTCATCATGTACGCCTCGGCGGTGGCCGTCCCGCTCATCGTCGGCGCCGCCGTGGGGCTGCCGACCGAATCGATCGCGGTGCTCGTGAGTGCCGACCTGCTCGTCTCGGGCATCTTCACGATCATCCAGGCGGTGGGGATCGGCAAGATCCTCGGTGTCCGGCTTCCGGTGGTCACCGCCGCGACGTTCACGGTGCTCTCCCCGATGATCATCATCGCCACCTCGTTCACCGACCGGACCCTCGGCATGCAGGTGGTCTACGGGGCGATGATCTGCTCGGGAGTCTTCGGCGTGCTCATCGCCAAACCGTTCTCCCGGCTCATCCGCTTCTTCCCCCCGCTCGTGGCCGGCACCACGATCACGATCATCGGGCTCTCGCTCATCGGGGCCGACGTCGGCCTCATCGCCGGCGAGGACCCGACCGCCGCGAGCTACGGGCAGGTGTCCCACATCGTGCTCGCCGTCGTGGTCGTGCTCATCATCGTGCTCATCTCCCGCTTCTTCACGGGATTCCTCAACCAGATCGCCGTGCTCATCTCCCTGGTCATCGGCACGATCATCTCCGGGGTCATGGGCCTGAACGACTTCTCCGCGGTCGCGGACGAGAAGTGGATCGGCTTCGGCGGGATCTTCCACTTCGGCCCGCCCAAGTTCCAGGTCGCCGCGATCGTCTCCCTCTGCCTGGTCATGCTCGTGACCTTCACCGAGTCGACCGCCGACATGCTCGCGGTGGCGGAGATGGTCGACAAGGAACTCAAGCCGAACGACCTGGCCCGCGGACTGGCGAACGACGGCCTCTCGGCCGTGGTCGGCGGTGTCATGAACGCCTTTCCCGACACCTCGTTCGCGCAGAACGTCGGACTCGTGGGCATCACGCGGGTCCACAGCCGCTGGGTGGTGGCCACGACCGGTGTGTTCCTCGTGATCATGGGCTTCATCCCGAAGGTCGGTGCGGTCGTGGCGAGCATTCCCGGGCCGGTCATCGGCGGCGCGGCGACGGTGATGTTCGCGATGGTCGCGGCCGTCGGCATCCAGACTCTGCACAAGGCGAACTTCAAGAACAACCAGAACCTGCTCATCGTCGCCGTCTCCCTCTCGTTCGGCATGATCCCGACCGTGGCGCCCCACTTCTACGACAAGTTCCCGGAGGGATTCCGGATGGTCTTCGGCTCGGGCATCACCTCGACCGTCATCGTCGTGTTCATCCTCAACCTGCTGTTCAACCACTGGGTGCGCGGGCCGCGGGGCGAGCACGCCGTCCAACACGCCGTCGATTCGGGTGCGGGCGCGCCGGATACGCGTGGGGACGACGGTCCCACACGTTTCGTAGGCGAGTGA
- a CDS encoding RDD family protein — protein sequence MQIHPLAGRRMRAYLLDATGYLGVAAAMVPAGLVLSRNAPPSPGAVLRTRTTFPMSAVLPMRTVLPMRAVLPMRTALRTRAVLPMRAVFPVRAVLLMSAVPPIVATIWAARAEAGADHATWGKRRMGLMVATERGPALEFPRALARNAIKIAIPWQVGHLVAIGAVAGGFDRSDPLTLTAGILIYPIIGAFAVMSAFGSGRGPHDRLTATHVIAR from the coding sequence ATGCAGATTCACCCGCTGGCAGGACGCCGGATGCGCGCCTACCTGCTCGACGCGACCGGCTATCTCGGCGTCGCCGCGGCGATGGTGCCTGCCGGCCTGGTGCTCAGCCGCAACGCGCCGCCCTCCCCGGGCGCCGTGCTCCGCACGCGCACCACGTTTCCCATGAGCGCCGTGCTCCCCATGCGCACTGTGCTCCCCATGCGCGCCGTGCTCCCCATGCGCACCGCGCTCCGCACGCGCGCCGTGCTCCCCATGCGCGCGGTGTTCCCCGTGCGCGCCGTGCTCCTCATGAGCGCCGTGCCGCCGATCGTGGCGACCATCTGGGCGGCGCGAGCCGAGGCGGGGGCTGATCACGCGACGTGGGGCAAGCGCCGGATGGGTCTCATGGTCGCCACCGAGCGCGGTCCGGCGCTTGAGTTTCCTCGCGCGCTCGCCCGCAACGCCATCAAGATCGCGATCCCGTGGCAGGTCGGCCACCTCGTCGCCATCGGGGCGGTGGCCGGAGGATTCGACCGCTCCGATCCGTTGACGCTCACCGCCGGCATCCTCATCTACCCGATCATCGGAGCATTCGCCGTAATGAGCGCGTTCGGCTCGGGTCGCGGTCCCCACGACCGCCTCACGGCCACGCACGTGATCGCCCGCTGA